TGCATTAGTGCGATTACTCTAGCTATGgtctcattgttaccaaaataatggataagggtaaaatacccttacactttgtgatagccttcgtgcttgaagttatatatatgtcTTGGTAGCACATAGTTGCTTGTcttcttagcataagttgtttgtgcacataggtgaaccctaatTATATAGgtttgtgcttgacaaattaaacgctagttttattccgcatttgctaagccatattcgtaaaagttttaaaccacaTATTTACGCCCCCTCTAGGcagcatccgtgtcctttcaactgGAGACTCCAGTCCGGAGACTCCGGCCTTACTATGTTGAAGCCTACTTAGGCCGGAGACTCCTCTCCTTACAGGACGGAGCCTCTATCCCATCTATTTCCCGACAATGTGCATGCCGAAGACTCTGGTTCTTCTCAGGCCACATACTCCGGGGTAAGTTGCCTGCAATGGCTAGTTTCTGGAGAGCACCATATACAGCCTCCTTCTTTCCCAAGTGGAGGCAACGGTTCTgatttctctctcctccattgttgaccttgagcagCTTGAGAACATCTAGATCAACATTTTCACCAATCAATATCCTTTCTAAGTGAGGagaacatagtggatctagatcTTTGAGTTATTGGTGGATTTCCTCTGTTCTTTCCCcatatagcttttgtagctttggtggAAATTGAGAGTGAAGGATTATGAACACCtttgtgttcttgccattgcatttgatgCATCGGCTTGAGTTTTCCACGGTGATATGTGGAAGTGAAATTTTGCGAACTTATTACTCTCGAGTGCTTGTATTCGGAACTTGTTCCTCTTGGGTCATTGGACCCTAGACGACTTTATGGCTTAGTGGTGCCGTGGAGCTCAATCATTGTGGTGTAAAGCTCGGTGTCGATTTCttcggagcctccaattaagttgtggagattttcCCCAAGCTTGTACATGTTcgatgaccaccctcaagggtcccctaGTGGATCGTGGCATCTTGCATTGTGCAAGAGAGCAAGGAGATTACGGTGATCTACCGTGGAGCTTGGAAGGGCATTGTGCTTTCATACCGCTCCATTGGAGACTAGCTTCATTTGGGAAGTGAACTTTGGGATACATCATCGTCTACTCGTCCCCTCAGTTATTCCCATACCCGATCCCTTTTCGTATACACTTTacattgtgatagccttcgtgctttaagttatatatctttctatcacatagttgcttgtcgttcttagcataagttgttgatgCACATATGTGAACCATAGTTTATGTAGGTTTTATGCTTGACAAATTAAACATTAGTTTTATTCtgtatttgttaagcccatctcgtaaaagttttatacTGTCTATTCATCCTCTTATGTGCGACATCCGTGCCCTTTCATAAGGATTTGGAGATCCAAGCACTATCCAAGTGTTGTTACTTCTTGGAGGATGTGCACCTCCTAACCGGTCAGAGAGTCACTTGGTAACCTTCAGGGCGTGTTGTGAAGGattcaacatttgtgaagaccgaTTGTCATCTACAACATGTGAAGATCTCATCTTAGTTGTTGGGCATGGACTTGGTGTCCTAGCTCAAGGGAAAGAGTTTGGTCTTGGTGACCCAAAAATTGGTGTTCTTTAGACTTCGTTTCCTAGAGTTCTCAAACGAGGACATATGATAGCACCAATTATCCTAACCTCGGATACATCATTGTGTATGTGGTTCCCTTGCCTAACTCCTTTACTTCGTTACAATCTACTCTTCCACAAGTTATACACTTCTAATGATAGAAAGAATTGCTAAAAGTTCCCGCTTTCATCTAAATATTTTATTATCGCTTATTCACCCTTCTAGTCGATATAGGTGGCCTTTCAACATGAATATGATAAGATTGCATGTGCAAAATAGAGGATTGTGTAAACTTATTAAACAAAAAAATGGTGTTTCATTCATAAGAATAGGAAAAAACACAAATCGAACATGGCTATATCATATACAAAGGTTATGTCAGGTCATTAGCATGCAACTAATGGCATTTGTCTTGTTCTTCCTGGAGAGATTCGAGTGGATCTAGAGTTTTATTATTTTTACATTGAAACCCAACCCAAAGAAACAAATCATCCAATCATTTTATACTCCATTCCTTTGTATTCAATGAGTTTTTTTTGTAGGTGAAGTATCAAATGGATGGATAATTCCATAAAAAGGAAATTTTCATATTCATATGTTTTTTCCTTCACCCTTCGTACGGATTAAACATGCCCTAGATCAAACAAATAAATTATTTACATGCTGATTTGCACTCAAGATGATCCATAAGAAGGATAATATCATTTAAACACCAAAATTAACAATTATATCAGTATCATGGACTTCACAGTGTCAACATGGGTAATAAGTTCAAACATGAGATGAGCTtctccaatctcccctggaataaaTTTGTTGACTTGTACAAGAGCCAAAACTTTTAATGGGCATCTTTGGTTCCTAGGATTCTAGCAAGTAGGAATGGAAAACACACATGATTGGAGTGTAGTGACATCTTGAATGGTACACGATTGAAAGGATGGTGATTGTGCACATGAAAAAAATAGAGTTCTTCTTAAGATGTTAGTATTGCTACATTTTTTGTGAAATCTTTCACTAATGAATCACAAGGAAACATTACTATGGTACGTACCCTAGAAATCTGACAACTCAACTAAATAAACTTACGAAGGAGTAGAATCCTCCCAAAACAATCCTTCAAATCAAGTAGTAGGTACTTTTCGGTGCCCTGGCCGCGCGCTGCCTAGTGGCAAGTCGCCACATGGCAATGGTGATCATGGAAGTTTCCATCCAAACCGCGTGTTTCGAAATCGACGGCCACCGTTGCCGCCACACGTCTGTGTGatataattttcctttttctgggACCTCGGAGTATACGGATGATCCAAATTTCACATCAAGCATTCAGCTTCCACATAGTAAAGCACAATAAATCCCCTCAAACCAAAAATCCCTAGTGAACCCTTTTTTGTTCCTTCATTGCATCATCATGCCCTAGTCAGAAACAAGAACCCAGATCATGAAATGATCAGAAGGAGAAGGAGATGAGGAGAGAACAAGGCCGGGAAGCAAAAGGCCTGTAGCTTGGGTGGGTAGTCCCCACCCCCCCGCTGCTGCTTCACTTGTCGATCAAATCCAATTCAACGGCCGAAAGAAAAAACCTGCCCTGAGAGAGGAAAAAAAACGAGAGGAGAGACGACAGCCCAAGCCGAGATtgcgagcgagagagagagaggaacacgaagaagctaggagagcgagcgagcgagcgaagcAAGGGCAGGCAGGACCCATCCACCCCCAACCCCACCCCGCGCAGCATCCGGGCCCCGCGGCCGCAAGCTCGAAGCAGCAGCGGCAGCATCCCGCCACCGCGAGATTCCGGCGGGCCCGCGGGGAGCACTCGAGCGGCGCAATTCCTCGGCTGCTCCAATCTCCAGCCCCCAATTGCTCCCGCCCGCGCGCCCCCACCCCACGGAGGTCAGCTCAATTTCCGCTCCCCCCATCGGATTCGCGCCGGTTCGCGCCCATTCCCCCTCGGAGATCCGGGTCGCCGGCGCGGGCCGGGATCATGCCCCCATTGCTCTAGGGTTTGGCCGGGCGCCGCAATTGGGCTTCCTCCTCCCTATGCTTCATTCGGGCCTCGGGCGATTCGTGCGGGGGTGCCACTGGACATGAGATGAGATCCCCCGCGTGGCCGGCGTGCTGGGAATTCGCGCTCTGCAGGAAGCGCCATAAGCCCTAGTGCGATTCCATTGATCCCAGCCTCGGTTCCGTTCCTGCAATCTGTCTCTGCTACTTCCCTTCACATATTTGGGGGGTGTGTGATTGTGTTTTATTCATGGATACAGTCAGAGAGGAGGTCTGGCCAATGGCTGCTGCACCAACCCAGCAGGCGCCAGCGCCTCGGGGTCCGCACCCGCCGCAGCAGAACGGCCGTGTTGATCTCCGGGACCTCAAGGCTCAGATGGAGAAGCGGCTGGGTCCCGACAGGTCGCGCCGCTACTTCGGCTACCTGAGCACCTACCTCTCGCAGAAGCTCAGCAAGCCCGATTTCGACAGGATGTGCCTGCTCACGCTGGGGCGGGAGAACTTGCGGCTGCACAACCGGCTCATCCGCTCCGTTCTCTACAACGCCTACCAGGCGCAGTGCCCGCCGCCACCACCGGATGCCGCGAGGTCGGCCAAGAAGGTTTCCCAGGCTGCTGCTGGAGCGTTTAATTCATGCAATGGGGATGCTAGGCTGTTGCAGGTCCAAGGATCCAGGCCAGTCggcgcagcagtgcaagatcacCAGTTGAAGGACCGGTTCAAAAACATGGGCCCAAATGGTAGGGTGGAAGCCGCTGCTGCTGCCAGTCACACCCAGGTTGTCCGTGCCGCACCGGAGAATGGCGCCCTGAGTTCAGTCGAGTTGAAgagatccgtgtcctttcaacagCATGAAGCAAAGCATCTGCGcgtggaccagctgctccctgaaAACGTGCTTAAGAGAAGAAGAGTTGTGAGCGATGCAGCTGCAGATCATTCTGCTCAGACGTCGAGAAGTCCGCTACGAGCTCCGCTTGGGATCCCCTTTTGTTCAGCTAGTGCAGGTGGGGCTAGGAAGCTATTGCCGTCAACAGTTAATGCGGGTGAAGATCCCTTTACCAGCTGTTATGAGCATGGCCAGCTGTTGAACACGGAGGTTCTGCGTAAGCGGATGGAGAAAACGGCTGAATCGATGGGTCTAGCAGGTGTCACGATGGATTGTGCTGAGCTTCTGAATAATGGCTTGGACTCCTACTTGAAGAGCCTGATTAGGTCATCTGTTGACTTGAAAGGAGCCGATGTTCGAAATGATGCAAGAAGAGGGGCGTCGTATAAGCAGCATGCCCACGGGAAGCAGATTAACGGTGTTTGGTTGCCGAACGAAGTCCAGATGCAATCGAGCAGTGGACAGTCAGAAGCTTCGCATGATAGCAGAAGTCACCGCTTGATCTCTGCTGATGATTTCAGGGTAGCTATGCAGCTGAATCCCCGACAGCTTGGGGAGAATTGGCCAGTCCTTCTCGAGAAGATATGTATACGCCCCTCGGAGGAAAATGACTGACAGATGCTGCTTGTTAGTTCAGATCAAATTTTGTCCGATGTATTTCTTCTTGTCCCATCTAATGTACATTTGAGCTGAAGTAACAATACTGCAGTCACATCACAGAAGATGCATGTTTGGGGATCAAGGCAGAATTCTGCTCCCAGATTTGTAGTGAAAGAAAGCCATTCTTTTGTCCTGATAATGATGCCCCAATAAAGGAAGTCGTCTTCTGTTCCTGCTGCTTAGGCCTCGTTAGGACTCCCGAGGTGGAGACTGTTACATCCATAAGTCCCGACATCTATGTAACATCTGGCATAAAGGGACAGAGCACAGCAAAATGCAAGTGCTGTCATGTAACTTATAGGGAAATGTTCTGTGAGTTTCTAGATCAGGATGTACATTATtgattgcaaaattttctagattATCCTCAGTACTAATT
This region of Lolium perenne isolate Kyuss_39 chromosome 2, Kyuss_2.0, whole genome shotgun sequence genomic DNA includes:
- the LOC127336822 gene encoding uncharacterized protein; amino-acid sequence: MDTVREEVWPMAAAPTQQAPAPRGPHPPQQNGRVDLRDLKAQMEKRLGPDRSRRYFGYLSTYLSQKLSKPDFDRMCLLTLGRENLRLHNRLIRSVLYNAYQAQCPPPPPDAARSAKKVSQAAAGAFNSCNGDARLLQVQGSRPVGAAVQDHQLKDRFKNMGPNGRVEAAAAASHTQVVRAAPENGALSSVELKRSVSFQQHEAKHLRVDQLLPENVLKRRRVVSDAAADHSAQTSRSPLRAPLGIPFCSASAGGARKLLPSTVNAGEDPFTSCYEHGQLLNTEVLRKRMEKTAESMGLAGVTMDCAELLNNGLDSYLKSLIRSSVDLKGADVRNDARRGASYKQHAHGKQINGVWLPNEVQMQSSSGQSEASHDSRSHRLISADDFRVAMQLNPRQLGENWPVLLEKICIRPSEEND